The DNA segment CGCATCCCGTGCGAGGCGCGGAGATGATCCGAGGCGTGAAGTTCCTCGAGCGGGTCACCGACATGGTGCGCCACCATCACGAGCGGGTGGACGGGCGCGGGTATCCCGACGGACTGAAGGGCGACGAGATCTCCGTGGGCGCGAAGATCGTGAACGTGGCCGACGCGTTCGACGCGATGACGACGGACCGGCCGTACCGCGCCGGCCTCTCCGTGGAGGAGGCAATCGCGCAGATGCAGTCGAAGGCGGGCACTCAGTTCGCGGCCGAGATCGTGAACGTGATGGTCGAGGCGCTTCGCTCGGGACGGATCGTGGTGGGCGGTCCTTCGCAGAACCGGAAGGTCGAACAGACCAGCGAAGCGTAGAGCGGGTTTCCCGGGCTGGCGCGCGCGCTCGCTCGCGGTGAGCCGGCGCGGTTAACGCGTATCGAGGCGCGCGAGACGCGCCCTCGCTTCCTCCCGCGCGGATCCCGGCGGCGCGAAGAGCAGATACGACCGGATCGCGGAGATCGCCGCGTCGGCGCGCTCCGAGGTGGGTCCCGCTTCCCACGCGCGGTACCTGGCGTCCGCGAGCCGCCCGCGGATCGTCACCTGCTCCGGTCCGCTCACCCCCTCGAGGGCTCGCTCCCAGCGAGCGGCCGCCCCCTCGAACTGCTCGGCCGTCGGGTGCAGGAGCGTCTGCTGGTGCACGCGCTCCGCCTCGCGCACGGCGGCCTGGGACTCGGGCCTCAGGCCCGCGTACGGGTCGGTCTTGCGGTCGCCGCCCGGCCCGCGACCGGACCCCGCCGAGGATCCGAACGTCGCCATCGCTTCGTCGGCTCTCATGGATTGGGGCGTCTGCGGCATCGTCTCTTCCTCGGAGAACTCGTTCCCGCCGTCGTCGAACGGTTCGACGTCCGAGTCGGCGGTCGATGTCGCGCGCGGGGCTCGAGGCGGCGGCGGCGGCAAGGGCGCGCTCGCGCTCGTGCTCGTGTTGGTGCCCGTGGCGGGCTCTGGGGTCGCGTCCGTGCCCGGTGTCGCTTCCACGATGGCCATCACGTCCACCGTCGCGCCCGCGGAATCGGTCGCGGTCGGATCGGGCACGCCAGGCGCGGTCGCGGTGCCGGGAGCGGGATCGCCGGGCTTCGGGACGGTGAAGTTCGGATTGCTGATGAGGCTGTCGAGCCATCCCTGGACGGCGCCGGAGTGCGAGACGACCACGCCGACGCTTCCCGCGATCACCGCGAGCGAGAGCACCGCGACCCATGGACCTGCGGAGGAACCCTTGGAGCGGGGCGGATCCGGCACGCGCGCGGCCGTGCGGCGCCCGGCGGTGCCGCGCTCGGTGGTGCTGCGGCCGGCGGTGCCGCGCCCGGTGGTGCCGCGCTCGGTGGTGCCGCGGCCGGCGGTGCCGCGCCCGGCGCTCGGCGTCCACGCGGTGGCCGGAACATCGCGAACGGACTGCCGATTCTGGGTGGAGCCGCTCGCCTTGGAGACGGCAGCACCGGAGGCCGACGTCGCGAAAGGCCTATTGGGTCTTGCCGCTCCCGCGGTGGACGTCGGGACGCGCGGCGGGGCGGACGCCTTCGTGCTCGCGTCCTCGAGAATCTCCTTCGCCTTCGAGGCGGCATCCGCTCCCAAGGCGGCCGCGATCTCACGCTCCAGCGTTCGGTAGAGATCCTCGCCCGGGTCGTGGCTCAGCGCCTGGGTGAGCGCGGCGTCCATTCGTGAGAGGGTCCCGAGCCTGGTCTCGCATTCGGGGCACTCCGCCAGATGCTGGCGCACGAGGTCCGCCGAGCCCTCGGCGAGCTGCTCGTCGAGATAGGACGAGAGCTGCTGGATCGTGACGTGGATCACTCGGTCTCCGTCGGCAGCGCCTCGGCGCGCGGAAGGAGGTGCCCTCGCGCCTGGGACATGCGAAGGGTCACGACCCCCAGCGAGAGGTCGAGGATGGCCCCGATCTCTTCGTACGAGATCCTCTCGAGGAGTCGCATCGAGAGCGCCATCTGCTCATCGGGACGGAGCTCGGCGAACGCGGCGAGCGCCGCGGTTTCGGGCGAGGTGGATGGAACGCCGGCGCCGGCCCACCCGGCGTCCTCGGCGTCGGCTCCGGGCGCTGTCGAGCCGGACGTCCCGGTGCCGGATGCGTCCGGGTCCGCGGCGCCGATCGGGCCTTCCTCGGAGGGAACGGCCTGCGGCTGGGGGAACGTCTGCGGCGTGGGGAACAGCCCGCGCGCGGCCCGAAGGAGCCACGGGAAGAACCGCTGTCCCCTCGGGAAGTCGTGAATCCGCTGCCACGCCCGGACGAACACGTCACGCGTGAGCGCCTCCGCCTTCGCGGGATCACGGGTCATGGAATAGGCCGCGCGATACAGGGGCCGCCCGTAGTGGCGGACGAGACGGAGGTACCTCTCGCGGTCGCCCGTCTGGGCGGCCTCGATCAGGCCCGACTCTTCGCTCGCGTCGAGATATTCGAGCGTAACGCCTTTGACACTCATGGGATGGAGACCCCAGGTTGTCGTGGATAGTGGTCCTGGGATCTATCGGCAGACGCGCGAGATTCTGTGGCGAAATGTGGGATGGTGCCGGCCCTCCAACTTGCCCCGGGGCAAGTTGGGGGTCGCGCGGCGCCACTGGAGGTCGAGGTTGCCCCGGGGCAAGTTGGGGCGCTCGCCCCGTGGAGGCCGAGGTTGCCCCGGGGCAAGTCGACCGGCGGCTCGCCGCGGGGGAACCTAGCCGGGCGTCAGCCCAGCGCCACGTCCAGCGCCATCATCAGCGCGAACCCGCCCAGGGCGCAGAGGGTCGCGAGATCCGTGTTCCCGCCACGCTGGGATTCCGGGACGACTTCTTCCACCACCACGAAGATCATGGCGCCCGCGGCGAACGCGAGAGCGAAGGGGAGGATGGGGCGCGCGATCAGGACCGCGGCGGCGCCGATCACGGCGGCGACGGGCTCGACCACGGCGGAGAGCTGCCCGTAGTAGAAGCTCCGGCCGCGCGAGAGGCCCTCGGCTCGGAGCGGGACGGAGACGGCCATGCCTTCGGGGAAATTCTGCAGCCCGATCCCGATCGCGAGCGCCAGCGCGCCGCCGATCGTCGCGGCGGGATAGCCCGCGGCGGCCGCGCCGAACGCGACACCGACCGCGAGCCCTTCGGGGATGTTGTGGAGCGTGATCGCCATCACGAGGAGGATGCTGCGCCGCCATCGCGTGCGAGGACCCTCGGCCTCGATCGTGAGACCGAAGAGGTGGAGGTGCGGGAGCAGCCGGTCCATGAGCCGGAGCGTGAACCCGCCTGCCAGGAACCCGATCACGGCGGGCACCCACGGGACCATCCCCATCTCTTCCGCCATCTGGATCGACGGCGCCAGCAGGGACCAGAAGCTCGCGGCCACCATGACGCCCGCGGTGAATCCGAGCGCGCCGTCGAGCAGCCGCCGGCTCGGTGTCCCGCTCAGGAACACGGCGGATGCTCCGAGGGCGGTGAGTCCCCACGTGAAGATCGCGGCGAAGAGTGCCTGGAGCACCGGGGGGTGGCTCGAGATCCAGTCGATCATCGCGGGAGAACGTACGCCAACCGGGGTTGTCGTGGGGAGCGCCCATGTGTTGACCGCGGGCAACCGCCAGGGCGAACCGCTGTTGAGCAGGCGCCGGCCATCGATCTCCGCGAGCGAGCGTCAACGCGAGTCGACCCGAGAAGGAGGCTGGCCGTCTTGCTCGCGTGATCTTCGAACCGTGGAACCGCTTGAAACGACCGTTGGTAGGCGCTTCGCGCTTCGGCTCCCGCGACGCGGCACG comes from the Candidatus Eisenbacteria bacterium genome and includes:
- a CDS encoding zf-HC2 domain-containing protein; the protein is MIHVTIQQLSSYLDEQLAEGSADLVRQHLAECPECETRLGTLSRMDAALTQALSHDPGEDLYRTLEREIAAALGADAASKAKEILEDASTKASAPPRVPTSTAGAARPNRPFATSASGAAVSKASGSTQNRQSVRDVPATAWTPSAGRGTAGRGTTERGTTGRGTAGRSTTERGTAGRRTAARVPDPPRSKGSSAGPWVAVLSLAVIAGSVGVVVSHSGAVQGWLDSLISNPNFTVPKPGDPAPGTATAPGVPDPTATDSAGATVDVMAIVEATPGTDATPEPATGTNTSTSASAPLPPPPPRAPRATSTADSDVEPFDDGGNEFSEEETMPQTPQSMRADEAMATFGSSAGSGRGPGGDRKTDPYAGLRPESQAAVREAERVHQQTLLHPTAEQFEGAAARWERALEGVSGPEQVTIRGRLADARYRAWEAGPTSERADAAISAIRSYLLFAPPGSAREEARARLARLDTR
- a CDS encoding ZIP family metal transporter gives rise to the protein MIDWISSHPPVLQALFAAIFTWGLTALGASAVFLSGTPSRRLLDGALGFTAGVMVAASFWSLLAPSIQMAEEMGMVPWVPAVIGFLAGGFTLRLMDRLLPHLHLFGLTIEAEGPRTRWRRSILLVMAITLHNIPEGLAVGVAFGAAAAGYPAATIGGALALAIGIGLQNFPEGMAVSVPLRAEGLSRGRSFYYGQLSAVVEPVAAVIGAAAVLIARPILPFALAFAAGAMIFVVVEEVVPESQRGGNTDLATLCALGGFALMMALDVALG
- a CDS encoding sigma factor, with translation MSVKGVTLEYLDASEESGLIEAAQTGDRERYLRLVRHYGRPLYRAAYSMTRDPAKAEALTRDVFVRAWQRIHDFPRGQRFFPWLLRAARGLFPTPQTFPQPQAVPSEEGPIGAADPDASGTGTSGSTAPGADAEDAGWAGAGVPSTSPETAALAAFAELRPDEQMALSMRLLERISYEEIGAILDLSLGVVTLRMSQARGHLLPRAEALPTETE